The sequence GGAATCTTGGAGACTTCATGTCCGCTGATTGAAGGGTCTGTGGATAAGGTTGAAAAGGAGGAAAGAAGAGGGTGATTGGAGGGGGAAGATGAGGGGGTTCCTAAAGAACATCGTGCTCTGAATTTGCGTGGAAATCTTGGGATCTGGTACGTTGTTGGAGTGGATTCTAGGATTCCGACAGCAGCAGCAGTAGATAGACAATACATTATCTGCCTTTCCTCACTTTAGAGTGAGTTGCAGTGGTTggtttaaattctaatattggAGCCTGGATTCTAAATTTTTACCCCAAGAGGCAAGagcaaaaattataaaatttcataatataATAAGATTTAATCGATttaacatattttaatttaaaatgtattatgtaataaaataaaatgtattgTAGTTATACagtgtttaaaaaaaaaggttCACTATGTTAAATATGGGTAACCATCATCTGTTTGAATAGAAAAACTTTACAAATGTTACAAGGGGTGTCGAATTTGATGGAGTAGTTGAACTCTTGATCAGATGTCAAGAGTTTGATTCCCCGGCCAACAACTTATTGAACTACTCTGTCACACAGAGCTTGTTCAATGTAGTTTTATCGAAAGACTTAGCTAATGATTTATAGTTCTAGTTCATCCAACGTCAAAATCCTCATTTTGAGATATATGATCACATTTCAACTGGAAGGAAAAACAGACGATCAAGATCACCAAGTCTAGCAAACGTTATTGGACATGTCATATTACAAAGTCCATTTTCACTTGAATAACACACGATAGCATGATCCATGCCTTATTTCAGGCACATCAATCTTAAACAAAgcacaacacaacacaacacatTTCACACAAATTCAGGAGTACAAAGTCATAAATATGCCACAAATCCAACAAAGATTAACGTTATTATAACTCAAAGGCAGGATGTTTTGCTTTGCCATCGCATCTTGGTTCGAGGCAGAACTAGCTCTTTTGAGGGTCAGTGAAGAAGCTGTTGATGGACGGCATGATTTCTGGTCGCCTGTTGCGGACAAATTTCCTAAGAGCATGCTCACAGTATTTCTCCCCCTCTGCAAAATTCTCCAACACACCAGCAGCCCTGCCGGCCTTGTTAACCCTGTTTATATCGTCACCAGTTAGTTTCCAAGTCTCCCTTCTAGCATATAAAGATCATAGTACAGCAAATGATTTGTGGCATATAACAGAAAATATACACAGGGCAAAGCAAGCCTGATTTGAATCGACGACCATATCGATACTTGATAGTTTACGGTGGTTTGAGCAAGAAAACTAGCGTGCTTTTGGTCCAACTCAAGTTAGAGCGAACACGATATTGAGGGAATCCTTAAAATTAGATGGATCTGACCAAGCATATACATGGAATCATACACAAAAAATCAGTTTTGTTATGTGCCCCTAGCCGCATCAGCGCCTGTAAATAATGGGATTCGAAACCTGACACACAGTAAAGCTTTTGGAGAAACAAGCAGCATATCTCCACTTATTCAGTGAAATCGGGTGCTCTGCTTTGAATTCTTTCAAAACAAGGGGACACAAATTCATTAGGCCTTTGAAAGAAAGATGTCTTTGGTGTAGTCACTGACAAATCTGTGTCCTGAACAAATCCTTTCACTAGACAAGTTGGATTCATTGAAATCAATGGAACATGTAAAGAGGAATATCGAAACAACCCACATCACCTATGTTCATTTGCAACGAATTCAAATCCGAAAAAACCGATCTTTCACCAGACAAGAAGGCCCATTTCccaattgatttttgaaatcttGCTTTCACTTATTGTTACACAACATCCTTAAGATTAAAATCAAGTTGATTCTTGTCCCCCTAAGCCCTTCACCAAAATTGAACCTCCCAATTCCCAAATTCATGTTAGCTTCTTTCAACCAAAAAgctaaaataaaaagatttatcATCAGACCCAGAAAGATATCCCATCTCCGCTTCCACCGCAAGCTCCACAACTTTCCCCcaaaattcaagaaatattCACAGaagcaaacatttttttttaaaatcacagCTCAAATTTTCATTCACACACAGTAAGAGTTATCTGATGAAacttatattttaagtattcaCACATGAAAATCTTACTTTCGATTAGGTACAAAGACCAACTTTTAACAAAAACTCATCATAAAACTAGAAAATTTTCTCCCGTCATCCGCATAAAATCTAAGTACCTGACTTCGGGATTGATACGAATATTGCGTATCAGCTGAAACCCACAGATCCCCACAGCAACACCCATGGCTGCAAACAGTGGATACACCTGTGTTTACATGCACAGAAATCCATTAAAACAGCTCCAAAGACAATTCTTGAAATGAAAATTTGCGAAGAAGAAACGATAAATCGAAAACCTCGGGCCTTATCCAGCGACTGTGAGCCATCTCTAGTGAAGAAGATGAATCCCAATTTGGtgaaattattgttttttaacTGAGTACAGTGTGGCTAAAAGTTCTTGGAATTGACGGAGAATGAGAAGAAAATTGATTGGCTCTTTCGTTGGCGGACAGTTGACTCTTGATCCCGAATTTTATCCAATTGACGGAAGACAcgtgttaaaaattttaatattttttaaattattttgtaatACAGTTGAAATTTTACATTATCCATTTTTCTGTTTTATACTTATCAGTTATCAGTGGCTTTCACCGTGCTTTGCATGCTTGTACACTTGCAATAGCTATTTAAAGATTATAATATTTCACCATTCTTTACATGCTTGTACTCTtgcaataattatttaaatattataatctttctaataatttaaatattgaaaattggaTAATATTACATAGATACACAAAAGATAATAATTCATAAGAGTTCCGAAGTTCATATATACTAGTATACGGAACACATACGGTGCATGTGCatgaaatatattatttgaaattaaatattattttataaacttGAATTTCATTATAATTTTTGTTTCAATGTTAGGATAGTATGACGAAAGTGGTTAGAATAATGAAGATATTAGAACAAAATGCGGATAACTTGAATTTCATTATAATTTTTGTttcattatatttatttttttgaacctTGATTATTAAATATCTTAGAATAATGATAAAAAAGAGTAAGAAAGTGTTTGGCTAATCTTATTAAAAAGGGCTTATAAGGTTCAAgaacttaaaaaatattttacgagcataaaaattattttacgagcttataagttgttagaacttattttaaaaataatttgttaaagtgtttcgttaaaattattttaaataacataaAGATGTTGATATATTTAGTAttataagatatttttattgttaaaattacaaaaaaaaaagtataattTTATGAAAGtaa comes from Henckelia pumila isolate YLH828 chromosome 4, ASM3356847v2, whole genome shotgun sequence and encodes:
- the LOC140866323 gene encoding uncharacterized protein, with the protein product MAHSRWIRPEVYPLFAAMGVAVGICGFQLIRNIRINPEVRVNKAGRAAGVLENFAEGEKYCEHALRKFVRNRRPEIMPSINSFFTDPQKS